GGCGCGGGCGTGGTGCTGACTGGCGGCGCGTCGCGCATCGAAGGGATTCAGGAATTGGCGGAGCAGGTCTTCAACCTGCCGACCAGGACGGGTTCGCCTGCCGGAGTGGGCGGACTCAAGGATGTGGTGGACAGTCCTACCTATGCCACGGCGGTGGGACTGCTTCTCTATGGCGCGGAAAAACATGGGCGGGACAGCAAGATCCGCATCCGCGACAAGAACATCTTTCACTCCATCCTGGCGCGGATGAAGAAATGGTTCGTGGACATAAGCTGAAGGGTTTCAGGGAAAAAACGGAGAACGGGAACAACGAAAAACGTGGGGGAATTATGGATTTCCTGGAAATTGAACGCGAAGACAATGCTTTGATCAAAGTGATCGGAGTGGGTGGCGGAGGCGGTAATGCGGTGAACAACATGATCAAGGCCGCCATGCAGGGCGTGACCTTCATCGCCGCCAACACGGACATGCAGGCTCTGAAGCATTCCCAGGCCGAGTACAAGATTCAGCTCGGAGACAAGCTGACCAAAGGCCTTGGCGCTGGCGCGAATCCGGATATGGGTAGGGACGCGGCGCTTGAGAGCCAGGCCCAGATCAGGGATATCCTGGGCGACTGCGACATGGTTTTCGTCACTGCCGGCATGGGCGGCGGCACGGGTACGGGAGCCGCTCCGGTCATCGCGCAGGTGGCCAAGGACATGGGCGCGCTGACCGTGGCCGTTGTCACCAAGCCTTTCTTTTTTGAAGGCAAGCGTCGGCAGCAGCAGGCCGAACGCGGGATCAAGGAGCTGCGCGAGATCGTCGACAGCATCATCACCATCCCCAACGACCGCCTGCTGACCCTGGCATCCAAGAAGGCCTCCTTCGTGGACATGCTGGGCAAGGCCGACGAAGTCCTTTTCCATGCCGTGAAGGGCATCTCGGACCTGATCATGGTCCCCGGTCTCATCAACCTCGACTTTGCCGACGTGAAAGCGGTCATGGAAGAGATGGGTCTGGCCATGATGGGTACGGGCATCGCTTCCGGCGATGGCAGAGCCCGCGAGGCGGCCCTGAAGGCCATCACCAGCCCGCTCCTTGAGGACGTGACCATCGACGGCGCTCGCGGCGTGCTCATGAACATCACCTGTGGCCCGGACCTGACCATCGAAGAAGTCAGCGAAGCCGCCAGCATCGTGCACGAAGCCGCTCACGAGGATGCCAAGATATACTTCGGCACGGTCTTCGACATGGATTGCGTGGATGAAATGCGCATCACCGTCATCGCCACCGGCATTCAGGACGGAAACGCACCCCTGGAAAAGGGAACCAAGGTCACGCCTTTCGCCGCGAATCCGGCTGCGAGCCGCCTCGGGGCCGAAAGCGAAGGCTCCTTCATCCGTCCGCGCACCCGCAAAATCACGGTCAACGAGAGCGCCGATCTCAGCGTTCCGGCCTATATTCGGGCCAAGACCCAGCCGGGCGCGGAAGAAAAGCGGCATGAAGTTCGCAAATGCGTCAACGGCGGCGATGACGCCGAGTTCCTGTTCGAAGAGGAGGAATTTGAAATTCCGTCATTCATCAGAATGCAGGCAGACTAGCATTACAAGTCTCCCCGACTTGTCACCCCGTCCGTGGAGGGAACTGTGTCCGAGCTCTATCTAGGCCGAACCGCCCCTCGACTGAAGGATTGGGGAGGCCGGCTGCCTGTTGCTCTGGTATTTCCAGAGGCAGCGCGGCACGGACTCTCCACTCTGGGTTGGCAGGTTGTCTACCGGCTGCTCGCAGGTCGCGAGGAGCTGGCCGTTGAGCGTTTTTTCTGGGACCCCACTTCTCCGAGGCCCAGGTCCGTTGACTCCGGACGCGACCTGGGCCTCTTCCCCCTTGTTCTGTTTAGCCTCAATTTCGAAGGTGATTTTCCAACGGCCATACGGCTTCTGCAGGATGCGGACATTCCGGTCAGAGCCGAAGAGCGTCAGTCCTGGCCAATGATCCTGGCCGGCGGGCCCCTGGCGTTTCTCAACCCGTTTCCGATCTTGCCGGCGCTGGACGGAATCTTTGTCGGCGAGGCCGAAGCAGGGCTTTCCGCCGTCATGGACAATATAGCCAACGCCTGGAACAGCGGCGGAGACAAGGCCGCTGTACTGGAGGATATCGCCGGGCTGCCCGGAATGCTGATTCCCGGCAAAAGCATCGAGCCCGTGCGCAGACTTGTCGATATGTCCGGATCCAGGACTCTGCACGATCCTGCCTATTCCTGTTTTGTCAGTTCCGAGGCCCAGTTTCGGGACATGCTGCTTTTGGAAGTCAACCGGGGATGTCCCTACGGTTGCCGCTTTTGCGCGGCAGGCAGCATCTACAAGCCGCCCCGCCACGCCGAGCTGGAGACGCTGCAAGAGATCGTCACGCGCTGCGCTCCGCAAAAAGTGGGTCTTGTGGGCACGGCACTGACCGACTGGCCGGACCTGTTGCCATTTTTGCGCTGGCTGCAGGAGCGCAAGATAAAATTTTCGCTGTCGTCCCTTCGTGCCGACGGCCTGACCGACGAGTTGCTCGAATTTCTTCGCCATACAGGCACTCGTTCCGTGACCCTGGCCCTGGAGGGCGCGAGTCGCCGCCTGCGCCAGGCCATGAACAAGCATTTTTCGGAAGAGGCCTTTCTGGACGCCGTGACGCGCATCAGCCGATTGCAGTTCAACACCTTGAAACTGTACATGATCACGGGCTGGCCGGACGAAAGCGAAGCGGACTGGGCCGAATTCGAGTCCTTTCTGGGCAGCATCGAAGAGGCCAGGAAGATGGGGCAGGGCAACCGCAAGAAGGGGGTGGAGCTTGTCTCCCTGTCGGTCAGCTGCCTTGTGCCCAAGGCCTGGACTCCCCTGCAATGGGCGGACATCCCGGAAGAGGACTGGTTCAAGAAGGCCATGAAGCGCTTCAAGGGCGCTGTCGGACGCTTCAAGGGCATGCGTTTCGCGGGAGAGAACCCCGGTCAGGCCCGGATACAGATGTTTCTGGCCAGGGGCGGGGAAGAAATTTTTCCCTGTCTGGAACGGGCGGCCGAAATAGGACTTGCCGAAGCCGTGAAGGAATTCGACGAGATGGTGCGGCAGGTTTTGCATCGACCGCTTGACCGGGAAAGCGTGTTTCCCTGGGAACGTCTGGATGTAGGGGTTTCAAGGAAATTTCTGTATTCGGAGTGGACCAAATATAAGCACGGAATGATCACGCCTCCATGCCCCGAGTCCGGTTGCCGTGAGTGCGGGGTCTGCGGGATGGACCGCTTCCTGTCATTGCCGCACGGGAGTTAGGGCCAGACAGTGATCCTTGTAGAAAAAGCAGTTCCGCCCGTTGCGTTTGGCTTGGTAGAGGGCCTGGTCCGCTGAAAAGAGTCCCGAATCGATGTGCAGGTCGGTTTGCGGGCTGAATGTCGAAATGCCCAGACTCACCGTGATTCTGTCCGAAAGCGGTGAGCCCGGATAGGGGATGTTGGCCAGGAAAAGGGCCTGCTGAATTTTTTGAGCCACCCGCTCCGCCCCGCTGCGGTTGGTGCTGGGCAATACCACCACGAATTCTTCCCCGCCATATCTGGCCACGAAATCCTCCGGTCGCTTGAGCGTGACGTTCAAGGTTTGCGCGACGCTGCGCAAGGCCATGTCGCCTGCCTGATGACCGAAGCGATCGTTGAATCCCTTGAAAGAATCAATGTCGATCATGAGCACCGAGATCTGGTGGTTGCTGCGTTTGCAGCGGCTTTTCTCGGCTACGAGCACTTCCTGGAATTTGCGTCTGTTGGGTACGCCCGTCAGCGGGTCCTGCATGACCAGGTTTTCGAGCATCTCCTTGCGGATGCGCGTGGTCTGCAGGCGGGCAAAAAAAAGCGAAGAGAACAGGAATGTGGACACCAGGAGCAGCGCGTAGCCGGCCTTGGCCCACGAAGTCATCCACCAGGGCGGAGAGATGTTGACGCTTATGGACTCGGTGATAGGACTGTTGAAGCCGTCCTTGAGCTTGAACACGTAGCGCCCAGGTTGCAGATGCGCGTAGCTGACCGACGACTGCCCGCCTGAGTCGGTCCAGGCGGAATCCACGCCTTCGAGTTTGTAGACAAACCTGGGTGTGCTGAGGGGGCTGATTTCAGGGATGGCGAAGGAAAAAGTCAGAAAGTTCTGGAGATGGTCAAGTTCAAGAGCTTTGGGCATCCGTCCCAACGGGGTGGGGGGCACCTTGCGCTCGAAAATGCGCACATCGGATATTTTGGGCTGCGTGGGGGAGCTGGAGATGAGTTTTTGCGGATCAATGAGCAGTAATCCGTCGGAATGTCCGTAGACGAGCATCTGGCCAAGGATAACGGGAGCCGCAGTGATGCTGGAAGCAGGATGCCCCGCGCCGGTGGCCATCTCCTGCGCCTGGTTTGATCCGACCGGGAGATGATGGATTTTTGATTGGGTATGCATCCAGATGCCGCGCCCGTTGTCGTCCCAGAGCGACAGCACGCTTGGAATGGGCGCATTTTCAATCGTGCGCACGGGTGTGACCAGCCCTGATTTCAGGTCGTAGCGGAGCAACTGGCTCGTCGTCCCTATGAGCAGTTCTTCGGGGCCGGTCTTGAGCATGCATTTGACGTTTTGCGTCTTCCCCTCTTTTGCCGGTTCCGGCAGGGAATACTGGATGGTATGCCCGGAGCGGGTATCGATCCTGTGGATCGAGCTCAAATGCCCGACCCAGAGTTCAGCACCGGATTGCATGAGAAACGACCCTCCCGGCTGCGGGGAGAAGGACATCTCTTTGCGAACGCCTGGGTCGCCGGGGCTCCAGGAGTACAGCTCGGCAGTGTTGGAGACCCATACTCTTCCGTCGTTCATGGGTACGATGTGGTGGATGTAACTGTTCGGCAGCGAAGGATCGACGTCGTCGAAAACGAGCTGCGTAAGTTCCATTCTGCCGTCGGGGGTGATGCGCAGAAGAGTGTTCTGAGTGCCGCAGAGAAGGGAATTGTCGGAAGCCCAGGCAAGTGAACGGATTCTCGGCGTGTCGAGAAACGGTTCGATTTCAATACTGGTCGACAGGGAGAGTTGGTCCGGATCCAGCGGCAAGGAACGATACAGTCCGCCGTCCTTGAGCGCGACATAGATGCGGGAGTCCACAGGGCTCACCGTGCAGATGGCATTGGCATTGCGCAATGGCTCGCGTTGTCCCCTGATCCTGAGTTCGAGCAATTTGGCGCCGGGATAGGCCGGCCGGTGCAGCACCCCATGATTGTATGTCCCGATCCAAAGCGTCCCGGCCTTTGTTTCATTGATGCTTGCGATGTAGAGCGGTGTCTTGCCGCGTGAATCGGTTATGCGGAAGGGGTGGTAAAAGATTCTGCCCTGGCGGAAGGCGTGGCGGAATAGGCCCCGGGCGGTGGAAATCCAGACATCGCCGCTGCTGTCGGTGTAGAGATCGAGAATGCGCTCTTCAGTAATTTCGTTCACCGGAACGAGTTCCTGCTTGGAGGCGTGTGCCGGGAGGATCCACAAACCTTTTCCTGCGACGCCGACCCAGAGGTTGCCTGCGCCGTCAAAGGTGAGTTTTTTGGCCGAGTAGGGTGCGCCAGAAGGCAGAGGGATGGCCGTGGCCGGTCCTCTGGTGCCTGTCAACCGAAGCACGCCCTGGCCCGTGCCCAGCCACATGTCCCGCTGGGCATTTTCGGCGATATCGAAAACCGTCCAGGCCTTTTCCGGGTTCGGCGGAACAATCTCGACGCTCTCGAATTTATCGAAGGACGGCTCGTAACGATGCAGTCCCCCATTGCCGGTTCCTGCCCAGAGGAAGCCCTTCTGATCTTTGTGGAGGACGAAGACGGTCTCGGTGGAGAGTCCGGCTGGAGTTTCGCTTGTCGTGTACCAGCGGGGAGTTTTTGTCGCCAGGGAGTAGGCCAGCACGCCTGAATTGGTGCCCACCCACAGGATGTCATTGTCGTCTATGCGCATGTCTCGAACGTTCTTTCCCTGCAAGACATCATCAAGCACGGGACGGATCGACCGGCCGTCATACACGTGCAGCCCCCGGATGGAAGCCAGCCAGATGTAGCCCTGGGAATCCTGGGCGGTGGCGATGACGCTGTTGTGGCTGTTGCGTTCCAGGGAAATGTCCAACTTGCTGACATCAAGGGGGATGTCCTGGATGGCAAGGGCTTGTTGCGGAAGGAACAACAATATGAGTATAAAAATCAGGGTTCGCATGGAGTGCTTGATGTTTTGTAATACATCCTTCAAGTAGTACTTGGCGTTGGGTACTTACGGTTCAACAGGTGCGTGGCATTTGTCGGGAAAAAGAGCAACCATCATCTTTCAAAAAAAGCAGGGGAAAAAAAGGAGAGGCGCACTCTCTCTTTTTTTTCTGTTGTTCTTGCTGATTCAGGGCAGCGCCTGGGCGGAAAACTTCACGGACGGAGCTTTTTTGCCGGTACCCCAAGGCTCCATGCCGGGCGAAGGGCAGGACAATTCAAGTCCCGGAAACAATGGAACCGGCCCGGGCAATGCCACGACGGATATTTTCAACGGCTCGGCCGACCAGTTGCAAGATCTTCTGAACGATCAGGACGATCTGATTTATCAATTTGATCCGGTGAAAGTTCTGGGAGAGAGGCATCTGTCCGGCAAGGCGACGATCGGTGGAGACGAATTGCAATCCCTTCCTTCCCGCACGGGCTCCATCACCGAGGCCATCAAGGGCTTCTCCAACGTTCAGTTTTCCAACGAAGAGACCTCAAGCCTCACGGGCGGGGAAATACGTCCGCCTCGCATCTCCATCGCAGGAGCCAAACCCTACGAAAACAATTTTCTCATCGACGGCATGAGCGTCAGCAACACGCTCAATCCCAACGGACTGGATGCGGATGGGGACTCCATTGCCCCCAATGATCTGGACGTCAACGGTGCGGACCAGACAATTTTCTATGACAGCAGCCTCGTGGACACGGTGACTGTTTACTCCAACAACGTGCCAGCCAAGTACGGGCGCTTCGTGGGTGGCGTCGTGGATGCCAAATTGGTTGATCCGCGTCTGGATCGTTGGCACGCGGTCTTTTCGGGCGGCCATACCCGCAGTGAGTGGTTTGATCTGAGAGGAGTGGACGAAGAGTCGACGTCGTCCGCCAATCAGCCCCGTTTTCGATCCTACGCCTTGAGCGCCAGCGCGGACGGTCCTCTTTCGGGAAATACCGCTCTTTTGGTCGCGGCGTCGCAAAGGCGCTCGGTCATTCCCTTGAAGCGGGATAAGCCCGACGACTCCACGTATGATGATGATCAAAAGCGGAGCAGCGAGAATTTTTTCGCAAAACTGTTGGTCATTCCTGGGGCGGATTTGAAGCTGACCCTGGACGCGACATACGCTCCATATGCTGAGGAACGATGGAAGGCGGTATACGACGAAAGTGACTGGAAAACGCAGAACAAGGCGTACAGGTTGGCCGGCTCGGCGACTGTCGGTGGGTCATGGGGCGAGTTGACGGCCAAGGCGGCCTATTCGCAAAACGGGTACAGCAGGGATTCCAAGAACAATCTGCGTGAGACGTATTCCGGGACCGGGGTGCCCGACGAGGAAAAATATTTCAGGGGTGGACTTGGGGACGCCGAGGTCACCAACCGCGGCATCGACGCAGCTATTGATTTCGACCTTGCGGAGTTCGAGACCGGCGTTCTGGTGTGGCGGCTTTCCTCGGGCCTGGATCTGAGCAACGTGACCACGGACATATGGAACGAGGAGGCCCGTCTGGAACTCGTGACGATGCCCTCCAGCGGGAAATGGAACCGCGTCTTCACGACCTATCCCGAGAGCGATCAGACCAGGACCCTGAACACGCTGGGTTGGTACGGACAGGCAGAGGTCCAGTGGGGGCGATTCACGCTCACGCCCGGATTGCGCATCGATCATGACGATTTCTCCTTCAATACCGATGTCGCCACACGTCTCAAGATGGAGCTGGACACCATGGGGGACGGCGCGTTGCGGCTGGTGGCCGGGGTCAACAGGTACTATGGCGGGCAGCTGCGCGCCTACGCATTTGATAGGCATCGGCCGTCCCTGACAAGGATGATCAAGTACAATACAGATCCTGACAATTTGCCTCCCATCAAGGTAGGCACCGACAACAGCTACCAGGCCAAGGGCCTTGAGACTCCGTATTCCGACGAGCTCATGGGAGGGATTCTCGGGGACGTGGCGGGATTTGAGTATGGCCTGGAGTTCGTGCACCGGGATCACCGGGATCAGATCATCAGCAAGGCCAGGGAAAAGGGCGTTTATGAACTGACCAACGACGGCAAGAGTACATACGACGGCATTACCCTGTCCTTGATGCGATCCTTCGAGACTGGTCGGTTCGGAACCCATGCGCTCTCCCTGGGCGTGACCAAGTCCTGGTCCAAGACCTTCAACGGTGCCTTTGACAGCGAGATCGACGAGTACAAGGATGTCGACTACGATTACGACAGGGTCTACTTCGAAGGCGAACTCATTGATCGCAGCCAACTGCCTGCCAACGACTACAATTCCCCCGCGGTTGTCACGCTGTCCTGGCTGGGCAGTTTTTACGATGACAGGTTCAAGATCAATTGCGTCTCTCGCTGGCGCGATTCAACCACCGGCCTCATGAATGACCAGCGCACCGACGCTGAAACCCCTTTCGGCACCGTGGAAAGCAAGCCCACGACTCCAAGCTCCAAGTGGTTTGGCGAGGACGGGTTGTATCACGATGCCTACAAGGAGGGGATCATATCCGGAGGCTTGGTGACTGACGTTTCGCTGGAGCTTGATGTGGTCAAGGAGGAGTTGCTCACGATCAGCCTGCTGCTGGACATATTCAACGTGTTTGCTTCCGATGGACATACGGGAGTGTCCGAACTTGGTGGAGGGTCGAAACTTCCGCGCAGCGAATACGGGCGTGGCTACTACGCCGGCATTAGCTGCGAATTCTAGGCGACCGTTCAGAACGCGTTCTGGACTGCGTTGCTCCCCGATTTTGCAAGGCTCATGTAGTGGGCTACACATCGCCTTCCAAAATCGGCTCGCGCCTTGCCAGAACCCGTTCTGAACGGCCGCCTGGCGTTGAACCGTCCGCGGAGCAAGGAATTCGTCTGATGGGCTCTGTTCGGGTGCTGCGCATCCGGAACGCGTTCTGGACTGCGTTGCTCCCCGATTTTGCAAGGCTCATGTAGTGGGCTACACGTCGCCTTCCAAAATCGGCTCGCGCCTTGCCAGAACCCGTTCTGAACGGCCGCCTGGCGTTGAACCATCGTTGGATCAATGGCCCTATCCTGAGGGGCTTTTTTTTCAAGATGCACATCCGGAACGCGTTCTGGTACGCCGCCTAGACGCTGTACCTGCGGCGCAGTAGATGTTCCAGGCGTGCAGCGCCCATGGAGCAGGAGAAGGTCAGTGCGAAGTACAGAAGCGCCACGCAGGTCCAGACTTCCATGGTCAGGTAGGTCGTGGCCATGAGTTGCATGCCCTGGAAGGTCAGTTCCTGGATTGAGATGACCGAGACGATGGCCGAATCCTTGATCGTGGAGATGATCTGTCCGGCCAATGGAGGGATCATGTTGCGCACGGCCTGGGGCATGATGATGTAGACCATGAGCCCAAGGCGCGGGAACCCCTGCGCACGCCCCGCCTCCCATTGCCCGGCATCCACCGACCGAATCCCTCCGCGCACGATTTCAGCGACATATGCCCCTTCGTAGAGTCCAAGGGTGAAGGCCGCCGTGACAAAGGCGTCAACCTGGTCCAGGCGGCCGATCAACACTCCAGCCACGGCCTTGACTCCGTCCGGGGCCGTGCGCAGCGCGTCCTGCAGGCCGATGGCCGGGGCGATCTGGTCGGCCAGGAAAAAATAACACAGAAAAATGAGCACCAGGGGCGGCAGGTTGCGGCACAGCTCGACATAGGTGCTGCCCACAAGCCGCAGGTAAAGACTGGGGCTGGTGCGCGCCAGCCCGGCCCAGACGCCCAGAAACAGTGCTATGAGCGCGGACCAGCAGGTCAGGCGGATGGTGGTGAAGAGGCCCTGCAGCAGCAGGCCCGGGCGTCCGTCCCCGCGCACCAGGTACTGGCCGAGCACTCCCCACTCCCATGGTTTTCCGTTCTGGGCGCTGATGCGCCAGACAACGTACCCTGCGCAGCCTGCCAGGAAAATGAGCAGGACGGCGTCGAGTTTCGTCAGGGGTGACCTTGGGCCTCGTCCTGCCCGGAGTACGTTCCCCGGGGTCTGGCGCGTTGCGGGGCTCACTTGATCCGGGCTTCCCAGTCCATGGTCTTAAACCAGTATGCATATCTCTCGGCCAGCCAGCCCTCGGCTCCGGCCACCAGCACCCAGTTGTTCAGGAAGTTCAGGAAGTCGTGATCACCCTTGCGTATCGCGAAGCCGATGGGCTCCTTGGTGAATGTTTCACCCTGCAGCGGCAGATAGAGCTTGTCCTTGTTGCGAATGGCCTGCTGTTCAGGAAAGGGGGCCGATGCGACCATGGCGTGCGCCCTGCCGTTCAGGACTTCCTGCAGGGCCTGGGCCTCGTCGTCGAACATCCGCACGGTGGCCTTCGGCATGTGCTTCTTGGCCGCGGCAACGGAGGTGGCGCCGGTTTTCGCGGACAGGATAATCTCGGGCTTGTTGAAATCGTCCAGGGAGGACAGGTTCGGCGCCGCCTCGATACTCGCGACCAGGGACATGCCGGAGAATTCGTACGGGCTGCTGAAGTTGACCTTGAGATTGCGGGCCGGCTGGATGCCCATGCCGCCGATGATGACATCGAATTTGCCGGTCAAAAGGGCCGGGATGATGCCCGACCATTTGGTGGGCACAAACTCGATCTCTACGCCCATGTCCGCGGCCACGCGTCTTGCCACATCGATCTCGAAGCCGATGTATTCACCGTTTTTGTCCTTCATGGCCCAGGGCACGAACGTGTCGAAACCCACGCGCAGCACGCCTCTCTCCATGACCTGATCGAGCACTCCTTTTTCAGCGGCCGAGCTTTCCACGGGCACGAGGCTGGCGCAAAGACTGAGACACAGGATTAAAATCGCGGCTATTTTGTGCATGAATCCTCCAAATGTGGTGATGATGAGTGTTGTTCCAGTAGCCTGGCCAGCGACGACAGCGTGACCGTGAAGACAAGATAGATGGCCGCCACCACGGTCCAGATTTCGAAGCTCAGGAATGTCTCCGCGATGATGGCCTGGCCGTGCATGGTCAGGTCGTAGATGGCGATGGTCGAGACCAGGGCCGAGTCCTTGATCAGGGAAACACCCTGGCTGGTCAGGGGCGGAAGAACGTTGCGCAGGGCCTGGGGCAAAATGACCTGCATGTAGATGCTCGGTTTCTTCATGCCCAGGCTGAGCGCTCCTTCCCATTGTCCGCGCGGGATGGCCAGGATGCCTGCCCGGATGATTTCCGAGGCGTAGGCGCCCTCGAACAGGGCCAGCGCAAGCACCGCCGAGGACATCCTGCCCAGGTCAACGGCCGGAGCCAGGACAAAATAGATGAAGAAGATCTGGACCAAGAGCGGCGTGTTGCGGATCAGTTCCAGATATACCCGGGCCATGGCCTGGCCGACCACGGAGCCCGACAGTCGGAGCAGGGCGGTGCCCAGCGCGAGAACGGCCGCGCCGACAAGGCCGAGCCCCGAGACAAGCAGGGTGATGCCCGCGCCCTGCAGCAGGGGTCCGGGGCTGCCGTCCGGGAGCAGGATGAAGCGCGGGACCCTGTACCACTGCCAATTGTAGCCCATGCTCTCAGCGCCGCGCAATACGATCCACGCCACGCAGAACATGGTCAGGGCGTAGGCGGCGACGGAACATGCCGTGCCGCATCGACACCTCAGGGAATGGAATCTGGCTATCATGGCAGAGCCCGCGGCCCGGTTCGGGCCGCGGGAAGATGATTTATTGCGGGCGGATGGTCATGACGGGCACGGCCGATGTCTTGACGACTTTTTCGGCTACGGAGCCGAAAAGAAGGCGATTCAAGCCCTGGCGGCCATGAGTGGACATGATGATGATGTCCGCTTTTTCCGCCTG
This portion of the Desulfomicrobium macestii genome encodes:
- the ftsZ gene encoding cell division protein FtsZ, producing the protein MDFLEIEREDNALIKVIGVGGGGGNAVNNMIKAAMQGVTFIAANTDMQALKHSQAEYKIQLGDKLTKGLGAGANPDMGRDAALESQAQIRDILGDCDMVFVTAGMGGGTGTGAAPVIAQVAKDMGALTVAVVTKPFFFEGKRRQQQAERGIKELREIVDSIITIPNDRLLTLASKKASFVDMLGKADEVLFHAVKGISDLIMVPGLINLDFADVKAVMEEMGLAMMGTGIASGDGRAREAALKAITSPLLEDVTIDGARGVLMNITCGPDLTIEEVSEAASIVHEAAHEDAKIYFGTVFDMDCVDEMRITVIATGIQDGNAPLEKGTKVTPFAANPAASRLGAESEGSFIRPRTRKITVNESADLSVPAYIRAKTQPGAEEKRHEVRKCVNGGDDAEFLFEEEEFEIPSFIRMQAD
- a CDS encoding radical SAM protein; amino-acid sequence: MSELYLGRTAPRLKDWGGRLPVALVFPEAARHGLSTLGWQVVYRLLAGREELAVERFFWDPTSPRPRSVDSGRDLGLFPLVLFSLNFEGDFPTAIRLLQDADIPVRAEERQSWPMILAGGPLAFLNPFPILPALDGIFVGEAEAGLSAVMDNIANAWNSGGDKAAVLEDIAGLPGMLIPGKSIEPVRRLVDMSGSRTLHDPAYSCFVSSEAQFRDMLLLEVNRGCPYGCRFCAAGSIYKPPRHAELETLQEIVTRCAPQKVGLVGTALTDWPDLLPFLRWLQERKIKFSLSSLRADGLTDELLEFLRHTGTRSVTLALEGASRRLRQAMNKHFSEEAFLDAVTRISRLQFNTLKLYMITGWPDESEADWAEFESFLGSIEEARKMGQGNRKKGVELVSLSVSCLVPKAWTPLQWADIPEEDWFKKAMKRFKGAVGRFKGMRFAGENPGQARIQMFLARGGEEIFPCLERAAEIGLAEAVKEFDEMVRQVLHRPLDRESVFPWERLDVGVSRKFLYSEWTKYKHGMITPPCPESGCRECGVCGMDRFLSLPHGS
- a CDS encoding ligand-binding sensor domain-containing diguanylate cyclase; this encodes MRTLIFILILLFLPQQALAIQDIPLDVSKLDISLERNSHNSVIATAQDSQGYIWLASIRGLHVYDGRSIRPVLDDVLQGKNVRDMRIDDNDILWVGTNSGVLAYSLATKTPRWYTTSETPAGLSTETVFVLHKDQKGFLWAGTGNGGLHRYEPSFDKFESVEIVPPNPEKAWTVFDIAENAQRDMWLGTGQGVLRLTGTRGPATAIPLPSGAPYSAKKLTFDGAGNLWVGVAGKGLWILPAHASKQELVPVNEITEERILDLYTDSSGDVWISTARGLFRHAFRQGRIFYHPFRITDSRGKTPLYIASINETKAGTLWIGTYNHGVLHRPAYPGAKLLELRIRGQREPLRNANAICTVSPVDSRIYVALKDGGLYRSLPLDPDQLSLSTSIEIEPFLDTPRIRSLAWASDNSLLCGTQNTLLRITPDGRMELTQLVFDDVDPSLPNSYIHHIVPMNDGRVWVSNTAELYSWSPGDPGVRKEMSFSPQPGGSFLMQSGAELWVGHLSSIHRIDTRSGHTIQYSLPEPAKEGKTQNVKCMLKTGPEELLIGTTSQLLRYDLKSGLVTPVRTIENAPIPSVLSLWDDNGRGIWMHTQSKIHHLPVGSNQAQEMATGAGHPASSITAAPVILGQMLVYGHSDGLLLIDPQKLISSSPTQPKISDVRIFERKVPPTPLGRMPKALELDHLQNFLTFSFAIPEISPLSTPRFVYKLEGVDSAWTDSGGQSSVSYAHLQPGRYVFKLKDGFNSPITESISVNISPPWWMTSWAKAGYALLLVSTFLFSSLFFARLQTTRIRKEMLENLVMQDPLTGVPNRRKFQEVLVAEKSRCKRSNHQISVLMIDIDSFKGFNDRFGHQAGDMALRSVAQTLNVTLKRPEDFVARYGGEEFVVVLPSTNRSGAERVAQKIQQALFLANIPYPGSPLSDRITVSLGISTFSPQTDLHIDSGLFSADQALYQAKRNGRNCFFYKDHCLALTPVRQ
- a CDS encoding TonB-dependent receptor, yielding MPVPQGSMPGEGQDNSSPGNNGTGPGNATTDIFNGSADQLQDLLNDQDDLIYQFDPVKVLGERHLSGKATIGGDELQSLPSRTGSITEAIKGFSNVQFSNEETSSLTGGEIRPPRISIAGAKPYENNFLIDGMSVSNTLNPNGLDADGDSIAPNDLDVNGADQTIFYDSSLVDTVTVYSNNVPAKYGRFVGGVVDAKLVDPRLDRWHAVFSGGHTRSEWFDLRGVDEESTSSANQPRFRSYALSASADGPLSGNTALLVAASQRRSVIPLKRDKPDDSTYDDDQKRSSENFFAKLLVIPGADLKLTLDATYAPYAEERWKAVYDESDWKTQNKAYRLAGSATVGGSWGELTAKAAYSQNGYSRDSKNNLRETYSGTGVPDEEKYFRGGLGDAEVTNRGIDAAIDFDLAEFETGVLVWRLSSGLDLSNVTTDIWNEEARLELVTMPSSGKWNRVFTTYPESDQTRTLNTLGWYGQAEVQWGRFTLTPGLRIDHDDFSFNTDVATRLKMELDTMGDGALRLVAGVNRYYGGQLRAYAFDRHRPSLTRMIKYNTDPDNLPPIKVGTDNSYQAKGLETPYSDELMGGILGDVAGFEYGLEFVHRDHRDQIISKAREKGVYELTNDGKSTYDGITLSLMRSFETGRFGTHALSLGVTKSWSKTFNGAFDSEIDEYKDVDYDYDRVYFEGELIDRSQLPANDYNSPAVVTLSWLGSFYDDRFKINCVSRWRDSTTGLMNDQRTDAETPFGTVESKPTTPSSKWFGEDGLYHDAYKEGIISGGLVTDVSLELDVVKEELLTISLLLDIFNVFASDGHTGVSELGGGSKLPRSEYGRGYYAGISCEF
- a CDS encoding amino acid ABC transporter permease, which translates into the protein MSPATRQTPGNVLRAGRGPRSPLTKLDAVLLIFLAGCAGYVVWRISAQNGKPWEWGVLGQYLVRGDGRPGLLLQGLFTTIRLTCWSALIALFLGVWAGLARTSPSLYLRLVGSTYVELCRNLPPLVLIFLCYFFLADQIAPAIGLQDALRTAPDGVKAVAGVLIGRLDQVDAFVTAAFTLGLYEGAYVAEIVRGGIRSVDAGQWEAGRAQGFPRLGLMVYIIMPQAVRNMIPPLAGQIISTIKDSAIVSVISIQELTFQGMQLMATTYLTMEVWTCVALLYFALTFSCSMGAARLEHLLRRRYSV
- a CDS encoding transporter substrate-binding domain-containing protein, producing the protein MHKIAAILILCLSLCASLVPVESSAAEKGVLDQVMERGVLRVGFDTFVPWAMKDKNGEYIGFEIDVARRVAADMGVEIEFVPTKWSGIIPALLTGKFDVIIGGMGIQPARNLKVNFSSPYEFSGMSLVASIEAAPNLSSLDDFNKPEIILSAKTGATSVAAAKKHMPKATVRMFDDEAQALQEVLNGRAHAMVASAPFPEQQAIRNKDKLYLPLQGETFTKEPIGFAIRKGDHDFLNFLNNWVLVAGAEGWLAERYAYWFKTMDWEARIK